The Pseudoxanthomonas suwonensis sequence CAGGAATCGGCCGTTTTTCGTCGATTCGACGAAATCGGGTGGGCGGAATGAAGATCACCGAGGCCGACGAACAACTCCTGTCCCTGCTGCGCGAGGACGCGCGCGCCTCCACCGCGCAGATCGCGCGGCGGCTGGACCTGTCACGCACCACCGTGCAGAGCCGGATCGACCGGCTCGAGCGTGCAGGGGTGATCCGCGGCTACACGGTGCGGGTGGACGAGGCCGTGGACCAGGCCCGGATCCGCGCCCACATCATGATCACCGTGTTCCCGAAGCGGATGGCGGCGGTGGTCAAGGAACTGCAGGCCATGCCCGAGGTGCGGACCCTGCAGTCGGTCAGCGGCAGCTTCGACCTGATCGCCCTGGGCGTGGTGGACGACGTGCAGCAGATGGACGTGCTGACCGACCGGATCGGCGCGATCGACGGGGTCGAGCGCACCTCCTCGGCGATCGTGCTGTCGACCAAGTTCGAGCGCTGAACGGCGCTGCGGCCGGGCGCGGGTACGTCGTTACAATGGCCGGCTCGCGCCCAGCGCCGAATCCGCCGCCTTGAAGAAGTCCGACTTCCACTACGACCTGCCCGAGGAACTGATCGCCCAGGCCCCGCTGGCCGAGCGCTCGGCCAGCCGCCTGCTGGTCGTGCCGCCGTCGATCGGCCCGTTCTCCGACCTGCACGTGCGCGACCTGCCTGGACTGCTGCAGCCGGGCGACCTGCTGGTGTTCAACGACACCCGGGTGATCCCGGCGCGCCTGTTCGGGCAGAAGGACAGCGGCGGACGGGTGGAAATCCTGATCGAGCGGCTGCTGCCGGACGAGCAGGCGCGGGCGCAGGTGCGCGCCAGCAAATCGCCCAAGGCCGGCAGCCGGATCGCGCTCGACGGCGGTGGCGAGGCCGAGGTGTTGGGCCGCGACGGCGAGTTCTACCGGTTGTGCTTCGAGGTCGAGGACGGGCTGGAGCCATGGCTGCTGAAGGTCGGCCGCCTGCCGCTGCCGCCATACATCCGCCGCGAGCCGGGCCAGGACGATACCGAGCGCTACCAGACCGTGTTCGCGAAACAGGTCGGCGCGGTCGCCGCGCCGACCGCCGGCCTGCATTTCGACGAGCCGCTGCTGGCCGCACTGCGCGAGCGCGGCGTGCGCTTCGGCCACGTCACCCTGCACGTGGGCGCCGGCACCTTCCAGCCGGTGCGGGTGGAGGACGTGCGCCAGCACACCATGCACAGCGAGTGGCTCAACGTCGGCGCCGAGCTGGTGGCGCAGGTGCGTCGCACCCGCGAGGCCGGGGGCCGGGTGATCGCGGTGGGCACGACCGTGGTGCGCGCGCTGGAAAGCGCCTGGCACCGCAGCGAGGCCAGGCCCGAGGGCGAGCTGCGCCCGTTCGCCGGCGAGACCCGCATCTTCATCTTCCCCGGCTACCGGATCCGCAGCGTCGATGCGCTGCTGACCAACTTCCACCTGCCCGAGAGCACGCTGCTGATGCTGGTCTCGGCCTTCGCCGGCAAGCAGCGCGTGTTCGACGCCTACCGGCACGCGGTGGAACAGCGCTACCGCTTCTTCTCCTACGGCGACGCGATGCTGCTGTACCCGCCGGACGACGCGCCCGAGCGCTGAGCCGCGGCTTGGTCGCGGCGTCGCGACTGTTTAGTATCGCCCCCTGGTATCGAACCACCCATTCCGCGACGCGGACCGGTCGCCACGGCCGGACGTTCTGCTCAAGCCGCCCACGGCGGGCATCGCCAGAGCGCCCACGCCTGCAAGAGGACTACGCATGACATCCCGCCACCGCTTCAAGACGCCTGCCGCGTCGTTGTTCGCCGCCGCCCTGGCGCT is a genomic window containing:
- a CDS encoding Lrp/AsnC family transcriptional regulator, which codes for MKITEADEQLLSLLREDARASTAQIARRLDLSRTTVQSRIDRLERAGVIRGYTVRVDEAVDQARIRAHIMITVFPKRMAAVVKELQAMPEVRTLQSVSGSFDLIALGVVDDVQQMDVLTDRIGAIDGVERTSSAIVLSTKFER
- the queA gene encoding tRNA preQ1(34) S-adenosylmethionine ribosyltransferase-isomerase QueA — translated: MKKSDFHYDLPEELIAQAPLAERSASRLLVVPPSIGPFSDLHVRDLPGLLQPGDLLVFNDTRVIPARLFGQKDSGGRVEILIERLLPDEQARAQVRASKSPKAGSRIALDGGGEAEVLGRDGEFYRLCFEVEDGLEPWLLKVGRLPLPPYIRREPGQDDTERYQTVFAKQVGAVAAPTAGLHFDEPLLAALRERGVRFGHVTLHVGAGTFQPVRVEDVRQHTMHSEWLNVGAELVAQVRRTREAGGRVIAVGTTVVRALESAWHRSEARPEGELRPFAGETRIFIFPGYRIRSVDALLTNFHLPESTLLMLVSAFAGKQRVFDAYRHAVEQRYRFFSYGDAMLLYPPDDAPER